CCAATAAGAAGAATCTTCAgttctttcttgatttttcttttcttttctttcttcgtAATCTTTCTGATACTGAATCCATTCATTTCTTGGTTTCTTGGTATACTGCTTTATTCACCCATCTCTTAAGTTGGGAGAAAATCCATCCTTTTGTACGGTATCTCACCATGAATAACAATCAATAAGTTACAAGGCTAGGGTCGTGTTTGGTTGGTAAGAAAGTGTAGGGAATCGGGGGAACCAAATATTTGTATACAGCTGCATGGTCTCAAATTGTGGggttcaagaaaaagaaagcatGTTTGGTtctgttttctttgtttctcagcaaccaaatgggGGAGGGTGAAAATTGCTGTTGTCATGAATCTTGTTGTTtgattcttttctctttttttcttcccaCTTCTTTCTTCAGAGAAAGGGTTCAAGAAGATGTGAAAGAACATGTCAAACCTTTTGTTAACTACTGTTGCTTCACGGATGAGGGACGACACCTTCTTGGCCCATGGATTCTTGGTAAGATTAATCCTACAAATTGTTGTGTCAAATACTCCCCTGGGACTTCTATTGCTTTGAGCGTTGCAAACCAAGAAAATATACtctgtaattttcttttatttatttttcgtttctcagcaaccaaatggacATCGCAGGAGGGTCGACTTCAATGCATGAAGGAGCCAGCGGCAAAGTACGAAGGGGAGGTGGCCATGAGCTCAAAAGCAACATAGCCAATCCAGTTGTCCTGGTGCACCACCACCAGGTCTTCCACCAGCACCTCCATCTATTCATCCTCCTTATCCTATCATTCGTGTGTCTAAACCTGTACCAACACCATACACTGGGGAAAGCCACCACCATATCATCCTCCTTTTTCCATATCGTGTGCCTTTGTTTTTAAGCTGAaatgattgaagaaaaaaaatttgaagttaataaattttttttatgttctacCTCAAACTTATtacactttttttattattctacatgaagattaaataatttcaaattacataaattttttactaattttaattatatttatttatttatttttactatttttttataataaaatcaaacctgaaaaaaaaaatttcttaacatcttttttctttcttaatttttgagaatccaacatagttttaagttatttttagttgaaaaatgattttctcatatttgattttattataaaaaatataaatgaaagtgCTCTAGTATGGTGGTGGCACGCATAGGCTTTCCCCTAGTCTATGGCCTAGTTGGAGGTTTAGATGTATGACTAGGTGGTCGTGCACCCAAACCACTAGGTGGTCATGGTGCTTTTGAGTTCATAGTCTACTCCCATTTGTATTGTTGGGAAGTTTAAGGCAAATCTAGAGAATCAGCTGGTACTAGTAAAGATTGCATTACGATAATAACAACCTCtcgataataataaaattcaataagaACAAACACTTGAAAACAGGTAAAAAGATTTCAATGATAATAACGaactttcaataaataaataaaaaacttgaaaacaGGCTTGCTAACTTGATGGCTGTGATGAAAGAGCAGGCCTTCAATTCATCAAACCGCAACACTTGATCTTGCCCCGCTTGCTGCTTGCATCGAAAACTACGTTCACTCAATCCTTCAGGTAGGATTCTTTTATAAACATTGAGAAGGTAGAAGATTGACATAGACTGTAGGCCTTTCATTGAAGTTGAATTCACTTTGTTGatgcaaaattttattttgattagttTGATATTACTGTAGAGGAAATTAATTTCACTAAAAATAATCTTGTATCTTCGAGACCAATCCAAAAACTGAAGAGCATAAAGTCGACTTTAAGAATATTTGTAACAAAATTACCAACCTAAATTAGCCAGTCTAACTAACATGAGACAAATACAAGACTGGTTTTCAGTAAACTTCGTTGGATACATTTTATGACTTCTTGCTATAATTTTTGGTGTTTGATTTGTGagtttgaagaatttgaagaaaaatatgaagaatttgaagacaaactatggaggaacacctcaattcattctatgatttttttttttttttttttttttttttttttacaatgaatgaaagcataaataaatagcctacagatatgagacaattccggaatggaattttccttacatggaaagtgaataaactcttacatggaaagtgaataaactactcttacatggaaagtgaataaactactcttacatggaaagtgaataaactaccttgctagaattactcctaaatcaattataataaaggttgtacattacactaattagggaagtaaacagaggatgctggcttgatttccaacagaGTTTGTAGTATTATGTATGCTAGCTTTGCTGAGCTACATTTCCTGGAAGAAACTGGACAAAtgcattaaagaaaaagaaaatgcattttgaattattaattaatgtACTGCTGTGCCATGGGCAGCTCCTTGGAAAATCAAGCTCTTGGCCTAAGCATGCACCGTCTGCAGTGGGCCACCAGGCCAGATATACGTTTGGTTGTTGAAACAACTGGTGTTGTCGGCTCTAAATTAATCTGGTGGCATCATTCATATGGTGTTTACTCTGATTTTGATAGGTATGCTGCCACTAAACACTCAACACCGCACCTTCGCACTCTCCTCTTTTTCAAATTAGACAGTGGAAGTTTTGGGATGCCACAAGTTCATTTTATTAGCAAATGTTTCAAACTGCTTAGAGTGCTAGATTTTGAAGGCATAGAAATTGGAAGCCTGCCCAGCTCATTTGGGAAACTTACTCATTTAAGGTATTTGGGCTTAAGGGGAACTGGCTTAGAAACTCTTCCAACATCTATAGGCAATTTAAGGAGTTTGCAGACAATGGATACAAGCTGTCTCAAGTAACTACCCGATGTGATTGGAGAATGGAAAATCTAAGGCATCTTTCCTTGGATGGAAGAAGGGATGATATGCTCCTGCGGATTGAAACTCTTCAAAATCTCAGGACATTGTCAGGCATAAGGGTCAATAAGTGGAAATGAAATGACTCGAGCATGTCAACATGCCTTCagaaattgaagatagaaggaaATTTTGTCTCCGAAGGAGTTGAGTTCTCGCACTCCATCGCCCAGCTCGGACAATCTTCAATCCTTGTATCTTAAGGCATCAGATGCCCCCAGGATTCCACACCTAGTCATGAATTCATGGTTCCATCTCTTTAAGCTGGAAATGAAGGGCCGTATACGCAAACTACCTGATGTACTTTAGTTCCCACCATGTCTCGCCAATCTGACTTTAGAAGCCTCAGGTCTCGACCATGATGGTGTGGCCACCTTGGAGAAGCTGCCAAATTTGTTAACTCTTAGATTAAAGGAGGAGTAGTACCTTGGAGAGGAAATGGAAGTATCTGCAAATGGATTTCCTCAACTCAAGATATTTCTGTTTTTGAGCTAACTCGATTGAAGAGGTTGAATATAAAGAAGGGTGGCATGCCAAAGATAATGCATTTGGAGTTTTATACAACCCTTTTTGGACTTACAAATACGTAGGCGGCTCAAACGCGAGACTTTCCACCAAACCAAGGTCTGATATTAGGTTAAATTACCAATTTTTCTATGAAGTTCAACATGCATATCATGTTAACGGCTtaaaaaattatcctttttttcattatatttatattcatgaGTGGTCAAAATTTGTATTGTTGTAACCATGGGTATGTTTTGATCAATCTTACGATTATAGGCTAATTTGATTGTGTTACTTGATTATTATAACTTTATGAGTTGTCTAATTATGTGCTATTACGTATTCCTTGTTTATTTTCACTTGCTTGTATATATACCCGTACcctttaaaatgtaaaaaaaaaaaaaaataaaaaatatatttttcactatataaatatattcttcttattctattgataaaatattattgtggaccctgcatttcggctcatgcgttttccactcgatagtgaactcgatttttatttgaaaaattgattttatttattgtttgaaaatgacttggagtcgtcacttatttttgttttatttttaaaagggtaaacaaaataagaaagaaaaccctaagtgtgactccttattttggaaaaagtggtctgtgaaaaaccggatcgagttcgagggtcaagttacttatcgggaaggtacggtaaagaccataacacccctctaagtccctaaagtcaggtctctactaataaaatgaagctgacgtagcgatcaataagaaaatcaacGGATACTCAAATCGACCGTGCACATATGGGAATTagaacatgcatagagaatgaccagAATGAGAGTGGATGCATACTTGTGCCACGAATgagcaatgcgctatcataaaaatagAGTCAGTGTATAataaagagcacaaaacatatcacaggcgtcaccaaataaaaattaaaaattgttcaagggaaaactggatttttgaaatttattttgaaaattggagtcttagggattatttgaaaattgaagtgtaaataacttttttgaaaattgaatataactgaaattgagaaaataaactgattttttttttgtaagtaaataaattgaaatcattaattcaaaatcatttttagataaaatcctttgaaatttctttaaaaccttttttttaatatcttttatttatttaattcaatcaatcattttgcataattctcttattatttattttatgtacttttgtaattagatttcatcattgtttttgtgcatattaactttcaccatgacttgtatattgattatttttcttggtgtccataattaattaattaatcgcCACAATTTCTCAATTCGTTTAGTAAAGGCCGTACGTATACAGACTTAGAGGGGTGTCACagctcaccaccgtaccttcccaataagtaacctgacccccggacCCAGATTTGGTTTTTTATAGACTCgttttttccttcaggagtcacacttagggttttctttcttatttggtttttcccttaaaaaaaataaaacaaaaataagtggcgactccaagtctttttctaaaaattaaattttcatcaaataaaataaaatgcgagtttcgccatcaagtgggaacGTATCAAGCAAAATGCGGGatctacaattatttttttttctcttgaataTCTCTATTTAAAGGACTATGGGGAGTTATGTAATTAAagatatcaataaaaaatcttCTAGCTAGCATTGTATATTTCCTCCATTTTTCCATAAAGACAACAAGAATCCTAAAACATGCATCTACTTTCCtaagtttttaataatagttttaaaaaaaatgatctccAATGTATTACAGAATAAAACTTTGTTtgataatttgaaatattttttacctgttttctatattttaaaatatatagttaaaataatttttagtttcaatgattttctattttatataattatttgctAAAAACAACTttccaaaaaaagaaatgaaaataacattaaataactaaatgacATTTTCTAAAAACgctttattttttacttttaaaaacacaaattatcttattatggaccccgcatttcagctcaatgcgtttcccactcgatggcgagctcgatttttatttgaaaaattatgatttttatttattaaaaaaatgacttggagtcgccacttattttgttttatttttaaagggtaaacaaaataagaaagaaaaaccctaagtgtgactccttattgtggaaaaggtggtttgtgaaaaaccggatcgggttcgggggtcaggttacttatcgggaaggtacggtacggACCGTAGCATCCCTCTatgtccctaaagtcgggtctctactgataggatgaagctgacgtggcagtcaataagaaaatcaataaacactcaaatcgatcatgcacaatatgagaagcaaagcatgtataaagaatgagcaaaatatgaatagatgcgtacctgggcggcaatcacgaatgcgctatcatgaaacatggttagtgaacaatgaaaatatataattaagcgcatatAAAGGAATAGAGTAAAACAATCATGCAtggcaaataaatcaatcaatcaatcaatcgatTAGTCATGAAATCAagtatgtagggcccccaccaaggCCCGtttattttagcatgaattaatttcgtaaattccattaattggaattacaaaatttaatccttacttattttaaaacattttaaaaatcaaagaaagttcaaaaatGGCTTGCCGGAAAGAAAAATGGcggccaaattttattgaaaatgggattttggtACCTAAAACTATAAAGATgagagatttgatgatttgaattcgttttaaaaaaaaaacagaagttGGAAAAACATCTGAAGACGAGGTTTaggaaactatttttgaaatcaaaggaaaacaattttgagGGGGTGGCACGTGATTCAAAAAAGTGGCCATGCAAAAGGTAGCCTTACAGTGAGAATGGGTGCTTGAATAGTCTCTTGATTAGGCAATGGCATTGTGAGGCTCTGCTTATCTTTGGGATCCCACGGCTATCACCATTCTAACAGCCTTCATGCTTGGGGTAAAGGGTATTGTAGTGGCTCTACAAACTCCTTTGTCGTGGCAGATATCAATGAAGCTAACCTCGATGGCCTGATTCTTCACACAGATCTCACCCTCATTTGATTCTCTTATTTCGGCATCTTCCCACGTCAGGATCTCAAGACCATCAAGTTCATGAACCTTGAAGGCTCTTACCATGATTGCAGCTGCTGACTTTGGGCATGAGCCTGGGAAAAGCGCATTTGAGGATTGGGATGTGGGTATGGAGGATTGGCTTATGAGGGCCTGGTGAATGAGAGTGCGAGTGATGGATGAAGGAAATGGGTTCATAGGGCGATGGAAGAAATGAGTTTGGTGACTGAATAGAAGATAGAGATGGGAGGTGGGGTGACGGGCAGGACGATAGGTTAGATGGAGGGAGGTTTGGTGAATGAAAATCAATCGGGAAGTATGGAGAGTGAGTATCAGGATAGATTCAGCAGGCATGAATATAGTGGAGAGAGAAAAGGTAGGGACAGGTTAGGTAGTAGACGAGTGGTGATGTGGTCAGGTCTGCATGGTAGATGGAGAAGAAAAACGTAAAAGGGTTGATGGGAATGAGTATAGAAATGATGGCACGACTTGCATGTGAAAGTGAGAAAAAGGCTATGGGTAGGTATAAGACGTAAAAGATAGGTGCGAAATGATCAACAAGAAACCTGCACCATTCGGCATTGCAACATCCTTATTCCTATGCCCATTTGGATGTTTGCTCCTTTGCATGAACAGCTCGTTTGAAACCTCCATAAGAGCAATTGAGAGACAGAGATTACTTTACCTTACCATCATCAAATCTATGATCCTCACCACCCTCTGAAAACCCTCCTCATCCCACTATTCATTTTTACCTGGATGTCCTGCCACACTAAAACATGCTTCCCATGTTTGGGAAAAACACGCTGTGCATGTTTCCCATCTCAGAGAACGTTTCATGGATACTACCACAGAACGTGACAAAAGGATCCATGCGAGGCACTCACTGGTGTGTCATGCTTCCATGACGGTTCACTAGTACCTAAGTATGCTAGTCAGTGGCGATGACAACCCATGAGAGTGCCGGTTTAGGACCATACAACTCAATTTGATCTTTCCCTGTGCTTTAGTCTTAGTTGTCAACAAGCTAACTTGCGACATCTTCCTTGCTATCTCGGATGCATAGACGGGAAACAAGAGGAACTGTCAGACCAACTCCAAATCCACCCAATAACCTTGCCAAATATAGAACATAAACGTCGAGAGACCATAATTTTTCAAGGCCACTAAGGGAATAAAGAACAGATAAGAATTGTCAACATTGGATGCCGTCCGAGCCAATTTGCTATAGGTCCAGAGGAAAGTTATGGTAGCAGTGACTCCAATCAAGGACATGCCTGTAATCAA
This DNA window, taken from Vitis vinifera cultivar Pinot Noir 40024 chromosome 2, ASM3070453v1, encodes the following:
- the LOC104877522 gene encoding uncharacterized protein LOC104877522 — its product is MNPFPSSITRTLIHQALISQSSIPTSQSSNALFPGSCPKSAAAIMVRAFKVHELDGLEILTWEDAEIRESNEGEICVKNQAIEVSFIDICHDKGVCRATTIPFTPSMKAVRMVIAVGSQR